Proteins encoded by one window of Pirellulales bacterium:
- a CDS encoding group II intron maturase-specific domain-containing protein, whose translation MCESVGEATNQRTRHLDEATMVGRLNRKLRGWANYFKLGLVSPAYRHVDRYVKNRLRRWLCQKHKGPGRGIARHPDTYLYDELGLVQLLLLNESPGQTELLFS comes from the coding sequence CTGTGCGAATCGGTGGGCGAGGCCACCAACCAACGTACTCGGCATCTGGACGAAGCAACGATGGTAGGCCGCCTGAACCGCAAGTTGCGGGGCTGGGCGAACTACTTCAAGCTTGGTCTGGTTAGTCCAGCCTATCGTCACGTAGACCGCTACGTGAAGAACCGGCTCCGCCGGTGGTTGTGCCAGAAGCACAAAGGGCCGGGTCGGGGCATCGCACGCCACCCCGACACCTACCTCTATGACGAATTGGGGTTGGTCCAGCTCTTACTTCTCAACGAGTCTCCCGGCCAGACCGAGCTACTCTTTAGTTAG